One genomic window of Conexivisphaerales archaeon includes the following:
- a CDS encoding AAA family ATPase: MVEYAMRYIAIQGSPVNWIWSLRTLGKNEVGPGFHKVNPNSERSLTKNQDKLLWAFRQKQDFNRLSEILQFEEKVQVLVISTVGNSYQLNAGGVIAFGEIVKEDVIGELKWDYWPEGSGWDYKFYIRITKLAPKLQENLTKLNNIQSPEIGNLVSVMRESREDVLPVVPKSVTRGSLSELDHKTFDIFEFLASKYWVKQREVQIGVTSLSEDLQKIATMHLLAGKNIIVYGPPGVGKTIFAKSLCENLGIGFRIETGNPEWTAFDVIGGYDINNKFRIGFLTDAVVSCHISLKESGRPYWLIIDEINRANLDLSFGNAFTTLDLAHRPNTPLVEFYESLDENKGKNEKLMSILKEYGSKKMALFVPLSFRIIGTMNSYDRTLLFRLGFAMIRRFAFIPLSTKKYTLSVNDDTFIEQAKILTNESNENWKETFQSASRELMLKGDIQNDSVTFRTDSMPQEPYLIDESLGELSSDLNAFRLIHAICQRINEILVGSLEVGMALEIDAMKFMLAATSYFGESWKTFGKGLVDQAVNSYILPQFDALSEQLRAEALGMSSSQSVQNKVKEVNVLFKNLRLNDSLASIERIMNGERIF, translated from the coding sequence ATGGTAGAATATGCAATGAGATACATCGCTATTCAGGGTTCTCCGGTTAATTGGATCTGGAGCCTTAGAACCCTTGGAAAGAATGAAGTAGGTCCAGGATTTCACAAAGTAAATCCCAATAGTGAGCGATCATTAACCAAAAATCAAGACAAACTATTGTGGGCTTTTCGACAAAAACAAGATTTTAATAGACTTTCCGAGATATTACAATTCGAAGAGAAGGTTCAGGTGCTCGTCATTTCAACTGTTGGAAACAGCTATCAATTGAATGCGGGGGGTGTGATAGCGTTTGGTGAGATCGTAAAAGAAGATGTTATTGGAGAACTCAAATGGGATTATTGGCCAGAGGGTTCTGGCTGGGATTATAAGTTTTATATAAGAATAACAAAATTAGCACCGAAGCTGCAAGAGAACTTAACAAAACTTAATAATATCCAGTCTCCAGAAATTGGTAATTTAGTTTCTGTTATGAGAGAATCAAGGGAAGATGTCTTGCCAGTCGTCCCAAAAAGCGTGACCAGAGGGTCGCTATCGGAACTGGACCATAAGACGTTTGATATATTCGAATTTCTGGCCTCTAAATACTGGGTAAAACAAAGAGAAGTCCAAATAGGTGTCACAAGCCTGTCGGAAGACCTTCAAAAGATAGCTACCATGCATCTTCTCGCGGGTAAAAATATCATAGTTTATGGACCGCCTGGAGTGGGAAAGACAATATTCGCAAAGAGTCTTTGTGAAAATCTAGGAATAGGTTTCCGTATAGAAACAGGGAACCCAGAGTGGACCGCTTTTGATGTAATTGGCGGCTACGACATTAATAATAAGTTTCGTATAGGATTTCTTACAGATGCTGTAGTTTCATGCCATATTTCACTCAAAGAGAGCGGAAGACCATATTGGTTAATTATAGACGAAATTAATAGAGCAAACCTAGATCTTTCCTTTGGTAATGCATTCACAACATTAGATCTAGCCCACCGGCCTAATACTCCATTGGTAGAATTTTATGAAAGCCTTGACGAAAACAAGGGTAAAAATGAGAAACTAATGTCCATACTTAAAGAGTACGGATCGAAGAAGATGGCCCTATTCGTACCGTTATCCTTTAGAATTATAGGAACAATGAACAGTTATGACAGAACACTTCTATTTAGGCTAGGCTTCGCAATGATCAGAAGATTTGCTTTCATACCATTATCCACGAAAAAGTACACCCTTTCAGTAAACGATGACACTTTTATTGAACAAGCTAAAATTTTGACTAACGAGTCTAACGAAAACTGGAAAGAGACATTTCAAAGTGCATCTCGAGAATTGATGCTGAAGGGCGACATACAAAATGATTCCGTCACCTTTAGAACCGATTCAATGCCTCAGGAACCTTACCTGATTGACGAGAGTTTAGGCGAATTATCTTCAGATTTGAATGCTTTTAGGTTGATCCACGCGATATGCCAAAGGATAAACGAGATTTTGGTCGGTAGTCTTGAGGTGGGTATGGCTTTGGAAATTGACGCAATGAAATTTATGCTAGCCGCTACCTCATATTTTGGGGAATCATGGAAAACATTCGGTAAAGGTCTGGTTGACCAAGCGGTTAACTCATACATATTGCCACAATTTGACGCGTTATCTGAACAACTCCGAGCTGAAGCATTGGGTATGTCAAGCAGCCAAAGTGTACAAAATAAAGTAAAAGAAGTCAATGTATTATTCAAAAATCTGCGATTGAATGATAGCTTGGCCAGTATCGAACGGATAATGAACGGGGAAAGAATCTTTTGA